The following are encoded together in the Anopheles nili chromosome 3, idAnoNiliSN_F5_01, whole genome shotgun sequence genome:
- the LOC128727800 gene encoding facilitated trehalose transporter Tret1-1-like, whose product MFATSATLAIAERRAGMERMEPTVGLTKHRNIGSGLDPTTMAALATSGKFMISHLQPHDQLPHLVKPVDHYPQHTSHINDPPGLGIYDGALGSTSRYGHNLLRFDPGSNPSSQTGYYADYHHHQHQAYHQPVVPVRPYRHPVQPSRSTGHDPAVLVSERLNNYDYRSERTRAALYGVGTVSEADRGRALVGGILKNNIGSRTSTTSYHQRAHPLTYELGKYEQFNNVRDTYRTPLSVKNTNEPGYNVNYSLNFTKNQYNILISPPLHPDLGPRVAVPPYEDSPPSVKRNIASSKTRPKYYNREQQPYPYKSTHHNGTKKQTKSKQLQQQQQQQQSSEPGVILTEKQLLAQQEALAGKMQREEIIIEHSQLMGGDGTGPGAVIHPAGQYPYDQRRNTSGGSKGLGAFSVLTQGHHFTQIIAALAVSLGPLAAGLGKGYSSPAIDNLQELQNMKRGNYSHFSVNDQQVSWIASLSLLGALFGGMFGGLAMQYGRKRVLTLMSLPFSISWILTMFAKSVETMFFTAFVGGFCCAIVSTVAQVYVSEIASPDIRGFLSAIQKIAGHFGMLISYLLGAYLDWRQLALLIAMAPIMLFISVIYIPETPSFLVLRGCDDEAHRSLQWLRGPHKNVELELDTIRSNVRTTRMNLLNRIGSSTTGNGAVGTGTGTTTDQSVPIGDHRRGLRYYIEMISFEAIVSNVKSVLRNARLVKPILITCGLMIFQRFTGASSFNFYAVTIFRKTFAGMNPHGAAIAVGFVQLLASMLSGLLIDTVGRIPLLIVSSIFMSLALAGFGSCVYYGEANKMLIAGGATISDVGMASGQNDWIPLLCVLVFTVAFALGISPISWLLVGELFPLEYRAVGSSIATSFSYFCAFLSVKTFVDFQSFLGLHGTFWLYACISCVGLFFVIMVVPETKGRDLEEMDPRYVRTLTINR is encoded by the exons ATATCGCACCTGCAGCCGCACGATCAACTGCCGCACCTAGTGAAACCGGTGGATCACTATCCACAGCACACCAGCCACATCAACGACCCACCCGGGCTTGGAATCTACGACGGTGCCCTGGGCAGCACCAGCCGTTACGGGCACAATTTGCTTCGCTTTGACCCGGGTTCGAATCCTTCCTCACAGACCGGTTATTACGCCGActaccatcaccatcagcatcaggCGTACCATCAGCCCGTGGTCCCAGTACGACCCTATCGTCATCCCGTGCAACCTTCCCGATCAACGGGCCACGACCCGGCGGTTTTGGTGAGCGAACGGCTCAACAATTACGATTACCGTTCTGAGCGAACTCGAGCAGCGTTATACGGTGTTGGGACAGTTTCGGAGGCTGATCGAGGTCGTGCACTTGTTGGAGGTATTCTGAAGAACAACATCGGTTCCAGAACGTCAACGACAAGCTACCATCAGCGAGCTCACCCACTTACGTACGAGTTGGGCAAGTATGAGCAGTTCAACAACGTGCGTGACACTTACCGGACGCCACTTAGCGTCAAGAACACCAACGAACCGGGCTACAACGTGAACTATAGTCTCAACTTTACGAAGAATCAGTACAACATCCTTATCTCGCCACCACTTCATCCGGATCTTGGACCACGGGTGGCTGTACCTCCGTACGAAGACTCTCCACCATCGGTCAAACGGAACATCGCGTCCTCTAAAACACGCCCGAAGTACTACAACCGTGAGCAGCAACCGTACCCGTACAAGTCGACGCATCACAACGGCACA AAGAAGCAGACCAAATcgaagcagctgcagcagcaacagcaacagcagcaatccaGCGAACCAGGGGTGATATTGACTGAGAAGCAACTGCTGGCCCAGCAGGAAGCACTCGCTGGGAAAATGCAGCGTGAGGAGATCATCATCGAGCACAGCCAGCTGATGGGTGGTGATGGTACTGGTCCTGGTGCTGTCATACATCCAGCAGGGCAGTATCCGTATGACCAGCGAAGGAACACTTCCGGTGGATCGAAGGGATTGGGTGCATTTAGTGTGCTCACGCAGGGTCATCACTTTACGCAG ATAATTGCGGCACTAGCCGTTTCGCTGGGTCCACTGGCTGCAGGTTTGGGAAAGGGCTACTCAAGCCCAGCCATCGACAACCTTCAGGAGCTGCAGAACATGAAGCGAGGCAACTACTCGCATTTTTCCGTCAACGACCAGCAGGTGAGCTGGATAGCGAGTTTGTCCCTGCTCGGGGCCCTGTTCGGTGGAATGTTTGGTGGACTAGCGATGCAGTACGGACGTAAACGCGTCCTCACGCTGATGTCACTGCCGTTCTCCATCTCCTGGATACTCACCATGTTCGCCAAGTCGGTCGAGACGATGTTCTTCACCGCGTTCGTCGGTGGGTTCTGCTGTGCGATCGTGTCGACGGTGGCGCAGGTGTACGTCAGCGAGATCGCGTCACCGGACATTCGGGGATTTCTGAGCGCGATCCAGAAGATTGCCGGCCACTTTGGCATGCTGATTTCGTATCTGCTCGGTGCGTACCTCGACTGGCGGCAGCTTGCGTTGCTGATCGCGATGGCACCGATAATGCTCTTCATATCTGTGATCTATATTCCGGAAACACCGAGCTTCCTAGTCTTAAGGGGTTGCGACGATGAAGCACACCG ctCCCTGCAATGGCTCCGTGGACCGCACAAAAACGTGGAGCTGGAGCTCGACACGATCCGTTCGAACGTACGCACAACGCGTATGAATCTGCTGAATCGCATTGGTTCTTCGACGACGGGCAACGGGGCCGtgggaaccggaaccggaacaacAACCGACCAGTCAGTACCGATCGGAGATCATCGACGAGGACTTCGGTACTATATCGAGATGATCTCGTTTGAAGCGATCGTCTCCAACGTCAAATCGGTGCTCCGTAACGCTCGCCTAGTCAAGCCGATCCTTATCACGTGTGGCTTGATGATCTTCCAGCGGTTCACCG GTGCCAGCTCCTTCAACTTCTACGCCGTCACGATCTTCCGCAAGACGTTCGCCGGCATGAACCCACACGGGGCAGCCATTGCCGTCGGATTTGTGCAGTTGTTAGCTTCGATGCTTTCCGGTCTGCTCATCGATACAGTGGGTCGCATTCCGCTGTTGATCGTCAGCAGCATCTTCATGTCACTCGCGCTGGCCGGGTTCGGTTCGTGCGTGTACTACGGAGAAGCTAACAAAATGCTCATTGCCGGTGGGGCCACGATTTCGGATGTGGGCATGGCATCGGGCCAGAACGACTGGATCCCACTGCTCTGTGTGCTCGTCTTTACGGTGGCCTTTGCGCTGGGAATATCGCCCATTTCGTGGCTGCTTGTGGGAGAACTTTTCCCCCTGGAATACCGAGCCGTGGGCAGCTCCATCGCTACCAGCTTCAGCTACTTCTGCGCCTTTCTCAGCGTCAAAACGTTCGTGGACTTCCAG AGTTTCCTAGGCCTTCACGGTACATTCTGGCTGTACGCGTGCATATCCTGTGTGGGGCTGTTCTTCGTCATCATGGTCGTGCCGGAAACCAAGGGCCGCGATCTGGAGGAGATGGACCCGCGTTACGTGCGAACGTTGACGATCAATCGATGA